Genomic window (Saccharomyces eubayanus strain FM1318 chromosome XVI, whole genome shotgun sequence):
TCTACTATTCCAAGAGAAACTATTCCTTTCTTACATTTAAGAGTAAAGACTCCTGCCGGAGACTGGAAATACGACCGTCAATTGtcatctcttttcttggatgGTTTGGAGAAGGCTGCCTTCAACGGTGTTactttcaaagacaagTATGTTTTGATCACTGGTGCTGGTAAGGGTTCTATTGGTGCTGAAGTTTTGCAAGGTTTGTTGCAAGGTGGTGCTAAAGTTATTGTTACCACCTCTCGTTTCTCTAAACAAGTTACAGACTATTATCAATCAATTTACGCCAAGTACGGTGCCAAGGGTTCTACTTTAATTGTCGTTCCATTCAACCAAGGTTCTAAGCAAGATGTCGAAGCTTTGATTGAATACATCTACGACAGTGAAAAGAACGGTGGTCTAGGTTGGGATCTAGATGCTATTATTCCATTCGCTGCCATTCCAGAGCAAGgtattgaaattgaaaacatcGATTCTAAATCTGAATTTGCTCACAGAATCATGTTGACCAATATTTTAAGAATGATGGGTGGCGTCAAGAAGCAAAAGTCAGCCAGAGGTATTGAAACAAGACCAGCTCAAGTTATCTTGCCAATGTCTCCAAACCATGGTACTTTCGGTGGTGATGGTATGTACTCAGAATCTAAACTGTCTTTGGAAACTCTATTCAACAGATGGCATTCTGAATCCTGGGCTAACCAAATGACCGTTTGTGGTGCTATTATTGGTTGGACAAGAGGTACCGGTTTGATGAGTGCTAACAACGTCATTGCTGAAGGCATTGAAAAGATGGGTGTTCGTACTTTCtctcaaaaagaaatggccTTCAATTTGTTAGGTTTGTTGACCCCTGAAGTTGTTGAATTATGTCAAGAATCTCCTGTTATGGCTGATTTGAACGGTGGTTTACAATTCGTTCCTGAATTGAAGGAATTCACTGCTAAATTGCGTAAAGAATTGGTTGAAACTTCTGAAGTTAGAAAGGCCGTTTCCATCGAAACTGCCTTGGAACATAAGATTGTTAACGGTAGCAGTGCAGATGCCGCCTATGCTCAAGTTCAAGTTCAACCAAGAGCCAACATTCAATTGGACTTCCCAGAATTGAAGCCATACAAGCAAGTTAAGGAAATTGCTCCTGCTGAGCTTGAAGGTTTATTAGACTTGGAGAGagttattgttgttaccGGTTTCGCTGAAGTTGGTCCATGGGGTTCTTCTAGAACCAGATGGGAAATGGAAGCCTTCGGGGAATTCTCTTTGGAAGGTTGTGTTGAAATGGCCTGGATCACAGGAAACATTTCATACCATAACGGTAACTTGAAGGGTCGTCCTTACACCGGTTGGGTTGATTCCAAGACCAAAGAACCTGTTGATGACAAGGACATCAAAGCCAAGTATGAAGCATCTATCTTGGAACACAGTGGTATCAGATTAATTGAAGCTGAATTATTCAACGGTTACAATCCacaaaagaaggaaatgatCCAAGAAGTTATTGTTGAAGAGGACTTGGAGCCATTCGAAGCCTCCAAGGAAACTGCTGAGCAATTCAAACACCAACATGGTGACAAAGTGGATGTTTTCGAAATTCCAGAAACTGGTGAATACTCCGTTAAATTACTGAAGGGTGCCACCTTGTATATTCCAAAGGCTTTGAGATTCGACCGTCTAGTGGCTGGCCAAATCCCAACTGGTTGGAATGCTAAGACTTATGGTATCTCTGATGATATCATTTCTCAAGTTGACCCAATCACattgtttgttttggtCTCCGTTGTGGAAGCCTTCATTTCCTCTGGTATCACCGATCCATATGAAATGTACAAATACGTTCATGTTTCCGAAGTTGGTAACTGTTCCGGTTCCGGTATGGGTGGTGTTTCTGCTCTACGTGGTATGTTCAAGGACCGTTACAAGGATGAACCAGTCCAAAACGATATCCTACAAGAATCGTTTATTAACACCATGTCCGCTTGGGTTAATATGTTGTTGATCTCTTCATCTGGTCCAATCAAGACACCTGTTGGTGCCTGTGCCACCTCTGTTGAATCTGTTGACATTGGTGTTGAGACCATCTTGTCTGGTAAGGCCAGAATTTGTATTGTCGGTGGTTACGATGatttccaagaagaaggttCTTATGAATTCGCTAACATGAAGGCCACTACCAACACTTTCGAAGAATTCGAACATGGTCGTACCCCAGCTGAAATGTCCAGACCTGCCACCACAACCCGTAGCGGGTTCATGGAAGCCCAAGGTGCTGGTATCCAAATCATCATGCAAGCTGATCTAGCTTTGAAGATGGGTGTGCCAATTTACGGTATTGTTGCCATGGCTGCCACTGCTACCGATAAGATCGGTAGATCCGTTCCAGCTCCAGGTAAAGGTATTTTGACCACTGCACGTGAACATCATTCCACTTTGAAGTACGCTTCACCTAACTTGAACATCAAGTACAGAAAGCGCCAATTAGTCACCCGTGAATCTCAAATCAAAGATTGGGTAGAAAACGAATTGgaagctttgaaattggaagTGGAGGACATTCCAAACGAAGATCAAAACGAATTCTTGCTTGAACGTACCAGAGACATCCACAACGAGGCAGAAAAGCAACTAAGAGCCGCTCAACAGCAATGGGGTAATGACTTCTTTAAGAGAGACCCACGTATTGCTCCATTGAGAGGGGCTTTGGCCACATACGGGTTAACCATTGACGACTTGGGTGTTGCATCGTTCCACGGTACCTCCACCAAGGCCAATGACAAGAACGAGTCTGCCACAATCAACGAAATGATGAAGCATTTGGGTAGATCCGAAGGTAACCCCGTCATTGGTGTTTTCCAGAAATTCTTGACCGGTCATCCAAAGGGTGCTGCCGGTGCATGGATGATGAACGGTGCCTTGCAAATCCTAAACAGTGGTATCATCCCAGGTAACCGTAACGCTGATAACGTGGACAAGGTCCTGGAGCAATTCGAGTACGTTTTGTATCCATCCAAGACTTTGAAGACCGACGGTGTCAGAGCCGTGTCCATCACCTCGTTCGGGTTTGGTCAAAAGGGTGGTCAAGCCATCGTGGTCCATCCAGACTACTTGTATGGTTCCATCACTGAAGACAGATACAACGAGTATGCCGCCAAGGTCAATGCCAGAGAAAAGGGTGCTTACAAGTACTTCCACAACGGTATGATCCACAACAAGTTGTTTGTCAGCAAGGAGCACGCTCCTTACACTGATGACTTGGAGGAGAATGTCTACTTGGACCCATTAGCCCGTGTCTCCAAGGACAAGGTCGGCACTTTGACTTTCAACGCCAAGGGCATCCAAAACAAGGACAGCTACATGACCACCAGTGCCGTCGAGACCGccaaaatcttggaaacCATGACCAAGGAAAAGGCCGCCAACGGCGGTGTTGGTGTGGACGTGGAATTGATCACCAGCATCAACGTGGAAAACGACACTTTCATCGAGCGCAACTTCACCGCGCAGGAAATCAAGTACTGTACCGCGCAACCAAGCGCCMAAAGCTCCTTCGCCGGCACGTGGTCGGCTAAGGAAGCGGTCTTCAAGTCCCTGGGCGTCAAGTCCCTCGGCGGCGGTGCCGCCTTGAAGGACATCGAGATCGTTCGTGTCAACAAGAACGGGCCTGCCGTCGAATTGCACGGCAACGCTAAGAAGCTTGCCGACCAAGCCGGCGTCACCGACGTGAAGGTGTCCATCTCCCACGACGACGTGCAAGCCGTCGCAGTTGCCATCTCTACCAAGAAATAGACCAAACTTCTACATACATAGTCTCTCTATAGCCTCGCTATTTACTTAAAGATCTTTTTGTTTACCTTTACTCTACTGTACTGTACCGTACTCTTTAGTCCCGCTTGGTCGTCCTGCACGTCAACGCGCCTCTAGGCCGTGACGCGAGCTGTGCTCCTGCACGAAATTCCCGCGGCGCCGCCTTGACGtgtggaagaaaagaagccCCACAGCAGTGCTCCGGGGTAATTAGCTTTTCCCTTTATCGGCTAGCCCAGCACCTGGTTTGGGCTGTGGTAGTTCTGTCGTACAGGGTAGCGCAGCGTCGGGAGGGTGGGGAGGCCGATGCTGGCTTACCATGCTGCCGGCTATTGTTCGACACTCAAGGGCGTGGGGCAGGGGGTAGATGTGCTGTGGTGTACAGATATAGGGTCTTGGCAGCAAGCGGGAGCGGGCCCTGCGGCCCGGTGTGTGAGCCACCCCTTGATCGCCTGCACCAAATacaggaaaaagaaagaaaaaagcacGAGAAGGTGGGTGTGTGTGCCCTTAAAAACGCGGCATCCTCGATCGTCGCCGCTGGTCTCCTTTGCTTAAGGGCAGACGTGTTTTGGCTTCGAATTCCGCCGCTTTTGGGGTCTCCTTAAGGGCCTTGTTTGTCCCCCCTCTATTTGGGATGTCTTTTGCAAGATATCTTGCTCCCACATGCCGCCCCTTTACCGTCCAGCAGCATCTGTATATAACAATTACAATTTAGCAGTACTGCCCACAGTCCTAGTTTCGTTCTTAAATCTGTGGTTACCCACGAATTGAGTTTACAGTTCGACATTGGTAGAAGTTCTTGGCTGCGAAATTTGCAATAGCTCTAGCATTCACGTACGTAAGAAAAAGGACTCAGCTGCGATCTACGGAGCaagctttgttttttgttttttttaaaccAACACATCGAAAACACTTCGATGCCTGCTGCTATAAGACAAGAAAACCGCGAGATGGGAACCGCAACGAACCGAACTGCTGGCAGTATTCTTAACGGTGGTAGTACCAGCGCTGTAGCGGCGTCTACGCCGAAGAGAACCAAGAGTGCTCGAAGGAAGACGTTCAAGTGCACAGGGTACGACGGGTGTGCGATGTCCTTCACTAGGGCGGAGCATCTTGCACGTCACATAAGAAAACACACGGGGGAAAAGCCGTTCCAGTGTCCTGCGTGTTTGAAGTTCTTCAGTAGAGTCGACAATCTGAAGCAGCACCGGGAGTCGGTGCACGCACATAAACAACTCCATCCTGCGGACCCACATCAGCGGAAACCGTCGTCTTCGTCTATGtcctcgtcttcttctgcgtcttcttcgtcggCGTCCTCTTCCACCTCATATTCGGACCATCCTTCCAGGAAAACTAATACCGCCGGCACCAGTATAGGAATGATGGCGGAGAACGAGAGGCCGCCGCAAATCATTCATTCTCCGCCGGAGTTCATCACTAACGCGAGAAGCATCCCGCCCATCTCACCAGGTGCCACCTACAGCGCGCAACAGCAGTATTTCGGCGCTACTTCTCCGCAACATCAACAGCCGCCGGCGGCCTTCTACTACCCGTCCCACCCGGCCGCCTTAGACAGCTACTACCAGTATCCGCTTCCCAGCAACAGCACTGCTGTTAATTACCTGCCCTCTATGCAGGTGCAATACCCGCTGAACGTGAACCCGAATGCAGCGGGTCCTCCGCCCGCAGAGGTAATGCTATCGTCTTTGCCTCCGAGATCTGTACCAAATGTATCTTTTAAACATCCTGACTCGGCCGATTTCCAGGCTCGCAGAATCATGGATAACTATAATTTCAGATCAAATAATACTACTAATACCACTAATAATTCATTTCCTGCGCCATATTGTGCACCAAACCTGGGCACCGAAGCAAAACCAGTAATTTTCCAACAGCATCACCAACCATTCCAACAGCAATCGTATGACAACAACCCTAATGAAAGCATAAAGAAAGCCGGCAACGACAAGGGCAAAATCCCCTCTGACGACGACAATAATGACGGCAAAAAGAGGCTGGAGACTCTAACAGACTCGGACCTTTTGATCAATaccaacaagaaaagactcAGCGTCGATTACATACTGACATAAACCACGGattcttttttaaatattatttctgtatatgtaaaaatattatgTTAAATCTGGGCAAAACATCTGACCGGCCGGGCCAAAAAGTATATGCTTAATTTTATGTTTATGTCTAAGTTTTGTTTAATTACAGTGCAAAATTTGAACGACGCTCCTTAAGTAGCGAATGGCCAATAAGCGCATAACAAGCCACGAAACAACTACAAACGCTACtacaaaaaggaaatctgCCCAGGACAACAACACCTTGCCATTGCGATTTTGCACACATTTGTACTTTGATATAGAATCCCAGATGCCTCTCAGGGTTTACCCGGCGCCGGACCTCCCCCCgtaaaatgaaataataagaaaaagaaaggaaagaagCTTTTATCTGAAGTCAGTTGAAACGATGACGCTTTTTCGGATTTGTCAGACTAAACAACATACCAGATCACAGAATTCGTCATTTTCACAATACATGAAATGATGCCCTATAACACACCTCCCAACATCCAAGAACCAATGAATTTCGCGAGCAGCAAtactttcaatttcaatcCAGATACGATCAGTTTCCCGAATTTCAAGTATGACCATcttcagcagcagcagcagcaacaactacaacaacaacagcagcagcgtCCACCTCCGCTACAGccgcaacagcaacaacagccaATAACTCCCCCTTTGTTTCTTGCAGGCGCCAACGCAAGCTCGAATCCCAACAAGAATGTCAGCACTAATAACGTCCCTCCACTGCACTTTAGCGGGTCATCCCAGCATTACGCTGTCCCGGACATAGATCACTCCTCCATAATATACAAGAACAATATCTGCAAGTCCTTCAAAGAcgatttgtttttctgcCCAAGATCACTGCTGTCTGTAGAAGAGCAACAAGCGTGCGAAAAAATGGATAGACTGACTGCTGAACAAATGTCACTACATCAACAAAATGCGCCCTCCAGCTCCAACTCCGGATCCTTGTCTTCCTCCCCGCCAACTTCTGCGTCGTCTATATTCAACTCTAGGCCCAAATTTAATCCTTACACTTCACAAAGTTTTAATCCTTTGGAAAGCGTACAAGAATGATTACACCACGgatagtatttttttttgcatattCCTTATTTGTACTATTTTATATCCATGTCACAGTCCATTATGTCATATCTTATCATATCATACCATACCATATCATATCATTTCATGTCATTTCATTTcgttttttattatttgtttatgtcggcttttttttattcgtATTAGTTTACTATTCATTCAGTATACGtagataaaaaagaagagttttATCTGCAAACAACACAAGAGGTCTGTAATAAGCACTTCGATAGTCATATATAAccatattcttttcaaatacacgcccgtatttttttgcatacACTTCAAGCTTAGAACACTCTCACCTTTTAGGTGTGCCACACGCAGGACTCTTCTTGATCCATGCTGACTAGTCGTGCTGAAATCGTGAGCATAGAACATGTATTTTAGTTGTTATTGCGACACAATTGGTTGTTCAACACATCGTGGTAAATGACATCATCTACCTTTTCCACTAGTTCTTGTCAACTGAATTAATTAATAGTAATGAAGGAAAAGCTCagaaatgaataaataatgtAGTTCCACATAAATACGAATCACCATAGAAAGAGCATACTCAGTATTGAAAGACGTACAAAGAGCACGTGGAATTAGTGTCTCATAGTTTAAAATCATAAATTGTATTTTCGAGTATTTttctattgaaaatttttaacCTATACGTCGCCTTTTACCCTTTTATTATGAGTTATACTGACAATCCTCCTCAAACAAAGAGAGCTTTATCGTTAGATGATTTGGTCAATCACGATGAGAACGGAAAGGCTAAACTACAAAAACTAAACGAAGCGGCTGACGCGACCGCACAACCACGTATCGGCAGGGATGAAGAAACTAGTTCGAACCAAGTCCTTGCAGCAACTGAAACTGGTAAGGCTAATATAGATCACGGGCCCCACCCAGTAAGACCCAAACAACGCAAGTCACCGggcgatgatgaagaaaccGACACGGATGATGATGTGGGTACGACTGGGGAGATTAACTTCGATACAGGAATGGATTTTGATTACGACAAACAACATAGAGGCCTTTCCCCCAATGGTTTACCTCTCACAGATGCAGCCACTGACGCCGAGGataaattagaaaaatcttccaaTATTACGACACTTCCTAATGTGAAAACAGACAATGAAAGGGAAATACCGAAAAAAATCAACGACGGGAACACTGGAAACAATAACACAGGCCAAATGCAACCACAGGACCAGaagaaatttgaagagaagCCAGGAAGAAATGGAATTAAgatggaagaagaaaaaaacacagCGGTcaacaatatttttgaagaaaaagctaCCTTAcaatccaagaaaaacaacatTAAAAAGGATTTAGAAGTACTAAATGAAATATCTGCATCCTCGAAGCCCAGCAAATATAAAAACGTTCCAATTTGGGCACAAAAATGGAAACCCACTATCAAAGCTTTACAAAGTATAGATGTGAAAGATCTCAAGATTGACCCATCTTTCTTAAACATTATTCCCGATGATGATTTAACGAAGTCAGTACAGGATTGGATCTATGCCACGATATATTCCATTGCGCCCGAACTGAGATCATTCATCGAATTAGAGATGAAATTTGGCCTTATCATTGATGCGAAGGGCCCAGATCGTGTAAATCCACCTGTTTCTTCGCAAACTGTTTTCACTGACCAGGATGCTCACCTAACCCCAACTATCGACGAGTCTCTGTTCAAAGAACTGAGTAAGTATATCCGTGGTATCAGTGAAGTCAGTGAGAATATTGGTAAGTTCAGTATTATTGAATCTCAAACAAGAGATTCGGTATATAGAGTCGGATTATCCACACAAAGACCAAGGTTCTTGAGAATGAGCACTGATATTCAAACAGGTAGAGTGGGGCAATTTATAGAGAAACGACATGTGGCCCAACTGTTATTATATTCCCCAAAGGATAGTTACGACGTTAAgatttctttgaacttAGAACTACCTGTACCTGAAAATGACCCACCAGAGAAATATAAATCACAAAGTCCGATCAgtgaaagaacaaaagaccGTATAAGTTACATTCACAATGATTCTTGTACAAGAATTGATATTACCAAAGTGGATAACCATAATAAAGGTCCAAAAAGTAGACAGTCGGAAACTACTCACGAAGTCGAATTGGAAATCAACACGCCCGCATTGTTGAACGCTTTTGACAATATAACCAATGATAGTAAAGAATACGCATCTCTCATCAGGACGTTTCTAAATAATGGTACAATTGTCAGAAGAAAGttatcttctttatcatatgaaatttttgaggGTTCAAAGAAGGTTATGTGATAGAATAGTATCAGAGATAGGGAAGGACCCTTCGTACATGAAACCCTTTctgtaaatttttttttgattattcaaaattttataaTGAGAGTTTTATgtagtaataataaaaaaaaaaatgtactTCTAACATTTCTTGTTATCGTTATATATCCCTAATAAATAGGCCATTCTTATTACGACTAGATCTTTCGCCATTTTGATGCTATCGACAGCCAAAGCCATTTTAGAGCCATCAACTTCATGCCAAGAAATTGGTATCTCTTCAATTTGGATTCTTTTCCTGATGGCCAGAATTAAAATTTCAACGTCAAAGATCCAACCCTCGGTATGCAAATATgggaaaatttttaatatGGCAGGCCTATTAAACAGTTTGAACCCACATTGTGTATCTTTAATAGACCTAATACCAAATATGAATACCAGAGTGTGGAAACCATACATCAAACAATTTCTAATCATCGATCTTTTAATAACAGCCTCTGTGTTAACCATATGTGCCCTGGAACCAATGGCTACAACAGGCTTCACtgtttttccatttgtGCCGGAAGTTTCACAAGTTTTTATGGCCTCTATTAACTTAGCCACATCACTGAACTTACTAGCACCGTCAGCATCTGCGAAGAGACCGTATTTACCTCTAATATGTAGGAAACCCTGTCTCACAGCACCACCTTTACCTCTATTTTGAGAAAACTTAATGATTCTGAATTGTCTATAGTCTAATTGAAACTGCTCCTTACAGATTTTTAAACAGTATTGTGTGGTATTATCCGTGGAACCATCATCCACTATAACAATTTCCCACTTAGAACcatacttttctttcaaaaactttatcGCATCTGTCAGCATCAGCAAGATCCTACCTGTTTCATTATAACTTGGGATTACAACCGACAAAATTATTTCTTCGTCGTCACCATTTTGGTGTTCTTTGCCTAGAGTAGGCAAAGTACGAGTGACCTCAACGCCATTTTCGTCAATGGCTGTGTACTTCAGCTCTTCTGGGTAAGGCGGCCTTGGTG
Coding sequences:
- the FAS2 gene encoding trifunctional fatty acid synthase subunit FAS2, with translation MKPEVEQELAHILLTELLAYQFASPVRWIETQDVFLKDFNTERVVEIGPSPTLAGMAQRTLKNKYESYDAALSLQRQILCYSKDSREIYYTPDPSELAANEEAAKEEAPAPVAAAAAPVAAAPVAAAAPAPVAAVAEIADEPAKASLVLRVLVAHKLKKSLDSIPMSKTIKDLVGGKSTVQNEILGDLGKEFGSTPEKPEETPLEELAEAFQDTFSGALGKQSSSLLSRLISSKMPGGFTITVARKYLQTRWGLPSGRQDGALLVALSNEPAARLGSEVEAKAFLDSMAQKYASITGIDLSSSASASAAPGAAAGGATIDAGALEEITKDHKVLARHQLQVLARYLKMDLDGGERKYLKEKDTVAELQAQLDYLNAELGEFFISGVATSFSRKKARTFDSSWNWAKQSLLSLYFEIIHGVLKNVDREVVSEAINIMNRSNDALIKFMEYHISKTDETKGENYQLVKTLGEQLIQNCKQVLDVDPVYKDVAKPTGPKTAIDKNGNITYSEEPREKVRKLSQYVQEMALGGPITKDSQPTIEEDLTRVYKAINAQADKHDISSSTKLEFEKLYSDLMKFLESSKEIDPSQTTQLAGMIVEDALDKDSTKEVASLPNKSTISKTVSSTIPRETIPFLHLRVKTPAGDWKYDRQLSSLFLDGLEKAAFNGVTFKDKYVLITGAGKGSIGAEVLQGLLQGGAKVIVTTSRFSKQVTDYYQSIYAKYGAKGSTLIVVPFNQGSKQDVEALIEYIYDSEKNGGLGWDLDAIIPFAAIPEQGIEIENIDSKSEFAHRIMLTNILRMMGGVKKQKSARGIETRPAQVILPMSPNHGTFGGDGMYSESKLSLETLFNRWHSESWANQMTVCGAIIGWTRGTGLMSANNVIAEGIEKMGVRTFSQKEMAFNLLGLLTPEVVELCQESPVMADLNGGLQFVPELKEFTAKLRKELVETSEVRKAVSIETALEHKIVNGSSADAAYAQVQVQPRANIQLDFPELKPYKQVKEIAPAELEGLLDLERVIVVTGFAEVGPWGSSRTRWEMEAFGEFSLEGCVEMAWITGNISYHNGNLKGRPYTGWVDSKTKEPVDDKDIKAKYEASILEHSGIRLIEAELFNGYNPQKKEMIQEVIVEEDLEPFEASKETAEQFKHQHGDKVDVFEIPETGEYSVKLLKGATLYIPKALRFDRLVAGQIPTGWNAKTYGISDDIISQVDPITLFVLVSVVEAFISSGITDPYEMYKYVHVSEVGNCSGSGMGGVSALRGMFKDRYKDEPVQNDILQESFINTMSAWVNMLLISSSGPIKTPVGACATSVESVDIGVETILSGKARICIVGGYDDFQEEGSYEFANMKATTNTFEEFEHGRTPAEMSRPATTTRSGFMEAQGAGIQIIMQADLALKMGVPIYGIVAMAATATDKIGRSVPAPGKGILTTAREHHSTLKYASPNLNIKYRKRQLVTRESQIKDWVENELEALKLEVEDIPNEDQNEFLLERTRDIHNEAEKQLRAAQQQWGNDFFKRDPRIAPLRGALATYGLTIDDLGVASFHGTSTKANDKNESATINEMMKHLGRSEGNPVIGVFQKFLTGHPKGAAGAWMMNGALQILNSGIIPGNRNADNVDKVLEQFEYVLYPSKTLKTDGVRAVSITSFGFGQKGGQAIVVHPDYLYGSITEDRYNEYAAKVNAREKGAYKYFHNGMIHNKLFVSKEHAPYTDDLEENVYLDPLARVSKDKVGTLTFNAKGIQNKDSYMTTSAVETAKILETMTKEKAANGGVGVDVELITSINVENDTFIERNFTAQEIKYCTAQPSAXSSFAGTWSAKEAVFKSLGVKSLGGGAALKDIEIVRVNKNGPAVELHGNAKKLADQAGVTDVKVSISHDDVQAVAVAISTKK
- the USV1 gene encoding Usv1p, encoding MPAAIRQENREMGTATNRTAGSILNGGSTSAVAASTPKRTKSARRKTFKCTGYDGCAMSFTRAEHLARHIRKHTGEKPFQCPACLKFFSRVDNLKQHRESVHAHKQLHPADPHQRKPSSSSMSSSSSASSSSASSSTSYSDHPSRKTNTAGTSIGMMAENERPPQIIHSPPEFITNARSIPPISPGATYSAQQQYFGATSPQHQQPPAAFYYPSHPAALDSYYQYPLPSNSTAVNYLPSMQVQYPLNVNPNAAGPPPAEVMLSSLPPRSVPNVSFKHPDSADFQARRIMDNYNFRSNNTTNTTNNSFPAPYCAPNLGTEAKPVIFQQHHQPFQQQSYDNNPNESIKKAGNDKGKIPSDDDNNDGKKRLETLTDSDLLINTNKKRLSVDYILT
- the CET1 gene encoding polynucleotide 5'-phosphatase, whose translation is MSYTDNPPQTKRALSLDDLVNHDENGKAKLQKLNEAADATAQPRIGRDEETSSNQVLAATETGKANIDHGPHPVRPKQRKSPGDDEETDTDDDVGTTGEINFDTGMDFDYDKQHRGLSPNGLPLTDAATDAEDKLEKSSNITTLPNVKTDNEREIPKKINDGNTGNNNTGQMQPQDQKKFEEKPGRNGIKMEEEKNTAVNNIFEEKATLQSKKNNIKKDLEVLNEISASSKPSKYKNVPIWAQKWKPTIKALQSIDVKDLKIDPSFLNIIPDDDLTKSVQDWIYATIYSIAPELRSFIELEMKFGLIIDAKGPDRVNPPVSSQTVFTDQDAHLTPTIDESLFKELSKYIRGISEVSENIGKFSIIESQTRDSVYRVGLSTQRPRFLRMSTDIQTGRVGQFIEKRHVAQLLLYSPKDSYDVKISLNLELPVPENDPPEKYKSQSPISERTKDRISYIHNDSCTRIDITKVDNHNKGPKSRQSETTHEVELEINTPALLNAFDNITNDSKEYASLIRTFLNNGTIVRRKLSSLSYEIFEGSKKVM
- the ALG5 gene encoding dolichyl-phosphate beta-glucosyltransferase, whose amino-acid sequence is MIELRFLVDNKNTVCFTLFVALVLSVYLLVYLFSHTPRPPYPEELKYTAIDENGVEVTRTLPTLGKEHQNGDDEEIILSVVIPSYNETGRILLMLTDAIKFLKEKYGSKWEIVIVDDGSTDNTTQYCLKICKEQFQLDYRQFRIIKFSQNRGKGGAVRQGFLHIRGKYGLFADADGASKFSDVAKLIEAIKTCETSGTNGKTVKPVVAIGSRAHMVNTEAVIKRSMIRNCLMYGFHTLVFIFGIRSIKDTQCGFKLFNRPAILKIFPYLHTEGWIFDVEILILAIRKRIQIEEIPISWHEVDGSKMALAVDSIKMAKDLVVIRMAYLLGIYNDNKKC